In Sphingobacterium sp. SRCM116780, the genomic stretch AACCAGAAAGAATTGATTAAAATTGCAGAAAGATATTTTCGAAAATTGGAAAAATTATCAGATACTGAATCCTTAAATGACAAATTTTTCTTTGAAGCTGGTAATTTCACACTTGCCGACAATTTTGCTTTAAATAAAGATGGACTTCTATTTTATTATAATGTGTATGAAATAAAATCATATGCAGAAGGAAATACAGCTTTAAAAGTTCCGTATAAAGATATTAAGCATTTAATTTCAGCCAAAGGTCTTGAATATATCAATAGTATAAATTAGCAATCAACCTCAACGAAATTATATCGATGCAAGTTTTTAAATTTGGTGGCGCATCAGTCAAAAACGCTGAAAGTGTAATAAATTCAGCACAAATTATTTCTAAATATAAAGTTGATACCCTACTTGTCGTTGTATCAGCAATGGGTAAAACAACAAACTTATTAGAAGATGTCACAAAAGCATATTTTAATAGCACAGGAGAAGCGTTTGAAATCTTAGAAAAAGCAAAAGCGTTTCATTTCGATATTTTATCTCAATTATTTGAAGATGCTCATCATCCTATCTTTGATGAGATCGCCAATTGCTTTGTCGAAATAGAATGGATATTAGAAGAAGATCCTCAAGATTCATTTGATTATTTGTTTGATCAAATTGTTTCTACAGGTGAAATCGTTTCTTCTAAAATATTAGCCGCTTATTTAACCTATATTGGCGAAAAAGCCAAATGGGTAGATGCGCGTAACTATATCATGACGGATAATACCTATAGAGAAGCAAATGTAAATTGGGAAAAAACAGAAGAGATAATCCGCTCAGAGATCCCTCAGATATTAGACGAATATATTATCATCACACAAGGATTTATAGGTTCTACATCAGAAAATTTCACGACAACATTGGGACGTGAAGGTTCTGACTATTCTGCCGCTATTTTTGCTTCTTGTTTAAATGCAGAA encodes the following:
- a CDS encoding aspartate kinase gives rise to the protein MQVFKFGGASVKNAESVINSAQIISKYKVDTLLVVVSAMGKTTNLLEDVTKAYFNSTGEAFEILEKAKAFHFDILSQLFEDAHHPIFDEIANCFVEIEWILEEDPQDSFDYLFDQIVSTGEIVSSKILAAYLTYIGEKAKWVDARNYIMTDNTYREANVNWEKTEEIIRSEIPQILDEYIIITQGFIGSTSENFTTTLGREGSDYSAAIFASCLNAENVTIWKDVPGVLNADPKWFEKTELIPELSYTDAIELTYYGATVIHPKTIKPLQNKKIQLNVRSFLNPEVPGTKIKSTNASLPVPSFIFKVNQILISISPRDFSFIVEDNLRDIFNLFHQFRIKINMMHNSAINFSVAVEDTGKNITDVLEELKKKFKVHIETGLELITIRYYNQETINRVLIDKEVISELKDTYTCQLLVKKI